The Gammaproteobacteria bacterium genome contains the following window.
CAACGGCCGCCATTTGCGCTGCCAATTGCTCAGTTTCTCGTAAGTCAGCGATTTGATAACAACGTGACCCTTCGTCCATTTATCACTCCCATAAATAGTGCGGCACATGCGCCAGCACATCCGTGGCCACCAGACCATTGTGCCATGTTTCTGCTGCCTGCATACCACTCAAGCCGTGTGCCATGACGCCCAATAGGGCCGCATGCATCGGTGGATGACTTTGCGCCAAAATGGCGCCAATCATGCCAGCCAACATATCACCCATGCCCGCGACAGCCATCGCAGGACAGCCGTAGGAAGAGACATTGGTACATTTTCCATCGCTGACAAGCGTGCCACATCCTTTCAATACCGCCACACATGCGTATTGCCGCGCCAGAGTTTCCACCGCCCAGTAGCGATCGGCTTGAATATCCGACACATCACATTTCAGTAATTGTGCTGCCTCGCCCGGATGGGGCGTGATAATACATGGGCGGTCTTGGCCGGTGATTCGTTCAAGCCATAGCAAGCCATCGGCATCGACAATCAAAGGGCCATCAAATTGCTCCACCTGCGCCGCCCAAGCCTTTGCCCAGTCTCCTCGTCCAAGGCCCGGCCCAAACACAATAACGTCATGCTGCTTCAGCAATGTCGCTGTCTTGGCATCCGTTGGCGAACGCGTTTGTACCATGAGTTCAGGACAACGCGCCAAAGCGGCCGAAACATGTGCAGCATGAGTCCACCATGTGACTTTTCCTGCGCCACTGCGAAGCGCGGCCTGAGCCGCCATCAGACCGGCGCCCCCCATGCCGACATCGCCCCCAATCACACCGACATGGCCGAAACTACCCTTGTGGCTATTCAGATGGCGCGATTGCAAACGCCAATCCGACGAAAGAAATCGTAACCAACGAATCACTTGTTGTGGTGTCCGGGGCACCGACAGCTCCAAAGAGGTCAGCCATAGCCGACCACAATGCTCTGGTCCATCTGCCGTGACCAGACCGGGCTTAACGGCAATCATGGTCAGGGTCTCAGTCGCAAACACCGCTTCACCAACTGGTACCCCTCGATCCGCATCCAACCCAGACGGGACATCAATCGAGGCAATCGGGCACTTTGCCGAGTTCATGGCACGAATCACACGCAAAGCTTCTTCCCTAGCGGGTGGTGTAACGCCACTGCCCAAGAAGGCATCCACGACAAGATCCACACCATGCCAGTCAACCTGGTCAAACGTCACCACTTTTGGATGTGATTCGGATAGCCTCTGCCACGCCAATCGAGCATCAGCTTTCAATTTGTTTTGCCAGGTGTTCGGGCCTGTCTCACCGATCGCAATGGTGACAGACAGGCCAGCGTTCACGGCATGATGTGCAATCACCAAACCGTCGCCACCATTATTGCCCGTCCCAACAACCACCAGCCATTGCCTTGCCCGAGGCCAGCGCGCACGCAGCCATGCAAATGCTGTCTTACCTGCCCGTGTCATCAAGGAAAAGGTTGGGCAGCCCATCCGTTCGCACTCTCTGCGCTCAAAATCTCTTATTGCCTCAGCCGTTAACAAAGGTTGATCACGGCTGGTTTGATACACATCTATCCAATCCATCACGCACCCACATTCGCTACAAACTCAAGTGC
Protein-coding sequences here:
- a CDS encoding NAD(P)H-hydrate dehydratase — its product is MDWIDVYQTSRDQPLLTAEAIRDFERRECERMGCPTFSLMTRAGKTAFAWLRARWPRARQWLVVVGTGNNGGDGLVIAHHAVNAGLSVTIAIGETGPNTWQNKLKADARLAWQRLSESHPKVVTFDQVDWHGVDLVVDAFLGSGVTPPAREEALRVIRAMNSAKCPIASIDVPSGLDADRGVPVGEAVFATETLTMIAVKPGLVTADGPEHCGRLWLTSLELSVPRTPQQVIRWLRFLSSDWRLQSRHLNSHKGSFGHVGVIGGDVGMGGAGLMAAQAALRSGAGKVTWWTHAAHVSAALARCPELMVQTRSPTDAKTATLLKQHDVIVFGPGLGRGDWAKAWAAQVEQFDGPLIVDADGLLWLERITGQDRPCIITPHPGEAAQLLKCDVSDIQADRYWAVETLARQYACVAVLKGCGTLVSDGKCTNVSSYGCPAMAVAGMGDMLAGMIGAILAQSHPPMHAALLGVMAHGLSGMQAAETWHNGLVATDVLAHVPHYLWE